The following proteins are encoded in a genomic region of Magallana gigas chromosome 1, xbMagGiga1.1, whole genome shotgun sequence:
- the LOC136270169 gene encoding scavenger receptor class F member 2-like, with protein sequence MCCTDYMFRMHLAGRVLGFSVYVSNTIDRSRGTLCFKDNNFTINTIPSVFTANCFDHGQYVIYYNERLPGVVYPDNYESFVGTNLCEVEVYGCPATGFIGYNCSIPCPDVNCQYCHIETGTCQGCKPGYQGYHCELECDKGSHGIGCNETCGQCRDVNQCSNINGTCLTGCEVGFKGNVCKTGCDSGSYGVDCNEICGNCLNESHCSNVNGTCFTGCNAGYEGDLCKTETTATAFRLMVLA encoded by the exons ATGTGTTGCACAGATTACATGTTTCGGATGCACCTAGCAGGCCGTGTTCTTGGATTCTCCGTGTATGTGTCAAATACCATTGATAGATCACGGGGAACGTTGTGTTTCAAGGACAACAACTTCACAATAAACACAATACCTTCCGTCTTCACAGCAAATTGTTTTGATCATGGACAATATGTCATCTACTACAACGAGAGACTACCAGGAGTTGTTTACCCTGACAATTATGAAAGTTTTGTAGGGACTAACCTCTGTGAAGTAGAGGTGTATG GATGTCCAGCAACAGGGTTTATCGGATATAACTGCTCCATTCCCTGTCCAGATGTTAACTGTCAGTACTGCCACATAGAGACGGGCACATGTCAGGGATGTAAACCTGGATATCAAGGTTATCACTGTGAACTAG AATGTGACAAAGGATCGCATGGTATTGGATGCAATGAAACATGTGGGCAGTGTCGTGATGTAAACCAATGTTCCAATATCAATGGGACATGCTTAACTGGATGTGAAGTTGGTTTTAAAGGGAACGTATGTAAAACAG GTTGTGACAGTGGTTCATACGGCGTTGACTGCAACGAAATTTGTGGAAACTGTCTCAATGAAAGTCATTGTTCTAATGTCAATGGAACATGCTTCACTGGATGCAATGCTGGCTACGAGGGGGACTTGTGTAAAACAG AAACAACAGCTACTGCTTTCCGATTAATGGTACTTGCTTAA